Proteins encoded by one window of Panicum virgatum strain AP13 chromosome 7N, P.virgatum_v5, whole genome shotgun sequence:
- the LOC120681969 gene encoding uncharacterized protein LOC120681969, with the protein MAEDKDHITLDFNVGRETEVSELEVATTRDQALLVIRYKGDSSDVNNPAASMDVRLLMPPGYDGNKVMKAEILSDGWLKIIIAKPKQEPTTTKVTKQIIDKSD; encoded by the coding sequence ATGGCCGAAGACAAGGACCACATCACCCTCGACTTCAACGTGGGACGTGAGACGGAGGTGAGTGAACTGGAGGTTGCAACGACCAGGGACCAGGCGCTCCTGGTCATCAGGTACAAGGGCGACAGCAGCGACGTCAACAACCCGGCGGCCTCGATGGACGTCCGCTTGCTGATGCCTCCAGGCTACGACGGTAACAAGGTGATGAAGGCGGAGATCCTCTCTGACGGCTGGCTGAAGATTATCATCGCCAAGCCTAAGCAAGAGCCCACCACGACAAAAGTCACTAAACAAATTATA